One Trichoderma atroviride chromosome 7, complete sequence DNA segment encodes these proteins:
- a CDS encoding uncharacterized protein (MEROPS:MER0001645), whose product MEFGHAGVLNEDGIHVDMDRLKKGEVNLGTSIMAVTFKDGVILGADSRTTTGAYIANRVTDKLTRVHDTIWCCRSGSAADTQAVADIVQYQLGLFAMQSGKPPMTQTAASIFQEICYANKDRLSAGLIIAGWDERFGGQVYSIPLGGSLHKQAYAIGGSGSTYIYGYCDANWKEGMEEAEAVAFVKGALREAIKWDGSSGGVIRMVVLTKKGADRHLYLPDSDYKVRQD is encoded by the exons ATGGAGTTTGGCCATGCTGGTGTGCTGAATGAAG ATGGCATTCATGTCGATATGGATCGGttgaagaagggagaagTCAA CTTGGGTACTTCTAT CATGGCTGTGACATTCAAGGATGGAGTTATTCTGG GAGCTGATTCGAGGACAACCACCGGCGCTTACATCGCCAATCGAGTAACAGACAAGCTGACCCGAGTACACGACACCATCTGGTGCTGCCGATCTGGCTCCGCCGCCGATACGCAAGCCGTTGCCGACATTGTCCAATACCAACTGGGTCTCTTTGCCATGCAGAGCGGAAAGCCCCCGATGACACAGACtgcagcctccatcttccagGAGATTTGCTACGCCAACAAGGACAGATTATC AGCTGGTCTGATTATTGCGGGCTGGGACGAGCGATTCGGCGGCCAGGTGTACTCCATCCCCCTAGGAGGTTCATTGCACAAGCAGGCATACGCAATCGGCGGTTCAGGATCGACATACATTTACGGATACTGTGACGCCAATTGGAAGGAGGGCATGGaggaagcagaagcagtcGCCTTTGTCAAGGGCGCGCTAAGAGAAGCGATCAAGTGGGATGGAAGCTCTGGTGGTGTTATTCGCATGGTTGTATTGACGAAGAAGGGAGCCGACCGACACCTGTACCTGCCGGATTCAGACTACAAGGTGCGACAGGACTAG
- a CDS encoding uncharacterized protein (SECRETED:SignalP(1-21)~TransMembrane:1 (n5-16c21/22o840-861i)), translating to MQTKVFALAATFALSVAASNAERPKFYYPHKIKREVGGVSNSTISHTTTSSTASTSSSSTTSSTTSQDLADYLSSLLAGAGAAHSSTSSTSSTSTSATSSSAISSSASSSADSSSSDSSSLQASASPSGSVTTIVRQKTIVVTAPPEGATPTPPPSGVSSSDSASQSSAASSSADSSSASSVAAQQSSSSAASSSASSSQASSSASDSSASSSAATSSGAASSPSASASSDGLGLSLGLGLSLGGSSTSSSSATASASIPTGTGSSPVASATPTGSATPTSSATPSSSADLGLSIGLSLGDKSTSSAASSSATASSKATDTGIIINPTGVLFPSSTSVTASESASASASSTPDNSSVSGNSTAADVSVSQSQTSSGLPVQTSLSGTGASSTSKGGLLPTLSLPTILPTLSLPTTLPTLSLPTTLPPVIPTSSPTASASDVGNATSSDVPPSTSSSIGLSISLPLTLPPSSTSSSVSSDVPVGNSTSSEPPVTSPPTSIPTSVPAGTTSAPTGSVTGVPVNTTSSDEPTSPVTSPSVSVTGSSSSAVETGSVANSTAVTSAPATSAPATESTAPPTSVAQATSTPASTLVTVSKSSAPAVTSPPVLTVSSSAEPITSIKPTATLTNTADWLPTSIVIEPTTNAWTSPASTQSVSTATALPTNVPKIIYPDDPNTPVPEGTEPIQIGFLYPLNYMFVASNTVAAAQIFKYLPQALANAAGIDVEKVQVAKLIPYDTRAQWGYVTALAVINYPQNLIDKLQLDMSVANSAIYNNPDSIVRSLTGQINPKISIFGQINDAGSAGGSSGSTGDDGGAAPAAGSGNDAFGTTSTDNQSSSQKAKTAGIAIGSISLASLYGGAMFIIARRYKRKKQSHRRSSSMSTDQRSSGMQYTGNGSPALMGGALMSRDMSTYGGTGVRDSHNSGTSSARTANISAPVAAENSLGWN from the coding sequence ATGCAGACCAAGGTTTTCGCCTTGGCGGCCACCTTCGCCTTGTCCGTGGCCGCCTCCAACGCCGAGCGTCCCAAGTTCTACTACCCTCACAAGATCAAGCGCGAGGTGGGCGGCGTCTCCAACTCAACAATCTCCCACACGACAACCAGCTCCACTGCCAGCACTTCTTCTAGCAGCACTACCAGCTCGACGACTTCTCAAGATTTGGCCGACTACCTTTCCAGCCTTCTGGCGGGAGCGGGTGCTGCTCACTCAAGCACTTCGAGCACCTCGAGCACCTCGACTTCTGCTACCAGCTCGTCAGCCATCAGCTCATcggccagcagctcagccGACAGCAGCTCTTCCGACAGCAGCTCTTTACAGGCCAGCGCTTCTCCATCAGGCAGCGTGACGACCATTGTTCGACAAAAGACAATTGTCGTTACGGCGCCACCCGAGGGAGCTACCCcgactcctcctccttctggAGTGTCTAGCTCGGATTCTGCTTCTCAGTCatcggctgcttcttcctcggcaGATTCCAGCTCTGCTTCCTCAGTTGCTGCTCAGCAATCTTCTagctcagctgcttcctCGTCTGCCTCGTCGTCCCAAGCTTCTAGCTCGGCTTCCGATAGCTCGGCCTCTTCTAGCGCAGCCACCTCTTCTGGAGCCGCCTCTAGCCcttcggcctcggccagctctGACGGACTTGgtctcagcctcggcctaGGACTTTCACTCGGAggaagctcgacaagctcttcttcggcaacCGCCAGTGCTTCGATCCCTACAGGAACCGGCTCTTCCCCTGTGGCCTCTGCTACGCCTACTGGCTCTGCTACGCCTACTAGCTCTGCTACCCCTTCCAGCTCTGCTGATCTGGGCCTCAGCATTGGTCTCAGCCTTGGTGACAAATCGAcctcttctgcagcatccTCTTCGGCTACCGCATCGTCCAAGGCCACTGACACCGGAATCATCATCAATCCCACTGGCGTGCTCttcccctcctccaccagtGTTACTGCCTCAGAGTCTGCCAGCGCCAGTGCCAGCAGCACTCCTGATAACAGCAGCGTCTCGGGCAACTCTACCGCCGCCGATGTCTCCGTCTCTCAGTCTCAGACCTCCTCTGGCTTACCAGTTCAGACGTCACTTTCCGGTACTGGTGCTTCGTCCACGTCAAAGGGCGGCCTTCTCCCCACCTTGTCGCTGCCCACGATTCTGCCTACCTTGTCTTTGCCAACGACTCTGCCAACCCTGTCTCTGCCAACGACTCTGCCACCCGTGATTCCCACTTCATCGCCCACGGCATCTGCATCGGATGTTGGCAACGCAACTTCCTCGGACGTTCCCCCCTCGACTTCCAGCTCCATCGGCCTGAGCATCTCGCTCCCTCTTACGCTCCCGCCAAGCTCCACAAGCTCAAGCGTAAGCTCCGATGTCCCGGTTGGCAACTCTACCAGCAGCGAGCCTCCTGTCACTAGCCCTCCCACGAGCATCCCCACCAGCGTTCCGGCCGGCACTACCAGTGCTCCCACCGGCTCTGTCACGGGCGTTCCTGTCAACACTACCAGCTCCGACGAGCCGACGAGCCCAGTCACCTCGCCTTCTGTCTCGGTCACTGGctcatcttcctctgctGTTGAGACCGGCTCCGTTGCCAACTCTACCGCCGTTACGTCTGCTCCCGCTACGTCTGCTCCTGCGACCGAATCAACGGCCCCACCAACCAGCGTTGCACAAGCTACATCGACCCCTGCTTCTACTCTGGTCACCGTCTCGAAATCTTCAGCTCCGGCGGTCACTTCGCCACCTGTCCTGACAGTATCCTCGAGCGCCGAGCCCATTACTAGCATCAAGCCCACCGCTACCTTGACCAACACTGCTGACTGGCTGCCAACATCCATTGTGATTGAGCCCACCACAAATGCATGGACTTCCCCGGCCTCTACTCAATCCGTTTCCACTGCCACCGCGCTGCCAACCAATGTTCCCAAGATCATCTACCCTGATGACCCCAACACTCCTGTTCCCGAAGGTACTGAGCCCATCCAGATTGGATTCTTGTATCCTCTCAACTACATGTTTGTTGCCAGCAACACTGTCGCAGCTGCCCAGATCTTCAAGTACTTGCCGCAAGCTCTTGCCAACGCAGCTGGCATTGATGTCGAAAAGGTCCAGGTTGCCAAACTTATTCCTTACGATACCCGTGCTCAGTGGGGCTATGTGACTGCTCTGGCCGTCATCAACTACCCCCAGAACCTCATTGATAAGCTTCAGCTGGACATGTCGGTTGCCAACTCTGCCATCTACAACAACCCCGACTCCATTGTCCGCAGCTTGACTGGTCAAATCAACCCCAAGATTAGCATCTTTGGCCAGATCAATGATGCCGGTTCCGCTGGTGGCAGCTCTGGCTCCACCGGCGATGACGGCGGTGCTGCCCCTGCTGCCGGCTCTGGCAACGATGCCTTTGGCACTACCAGCACGGATAACCAGTCCTCGTCccaaaaggccaagaccGCTGGTATTGCCATCGGTTCCATCAGTCTTGCTTCCCTCTACGGCGGTGCCATGTTCATCATTGCCCGCCGCTACAAGCGCAAGAAGCAGTCTCACCgccgctccagctccatgagCACCGACCAGCGCTCATCTGGCATGCAGTACACCGGTAACGGAAGCCCTGCCCTCATGGGTGGTGCCCTGATGAGCCGCGATATGAGCACTTATGGCGGCACCGGAGTTCGCGACAGCCACAACAGTGGAACGAGCTCTGCTCGAACTGCCAACATCTCCGCCCCCGTTGCCGCTGAGAACTCCCTTGGCTGGAACTGA
- a CDS encoding uncharacterized protein (EggNog:ENOG41) translates to MVRGKELSPQQRSQICELHSHGYGYRRIFKLLAEVPLSTIKYTCQQEAKRKENQSRPRSGAPRKLQVPSRGPRRRKDSSPIPVDDVMPQSYSELDATLQNVTYHDLLAMVDWSIFPTEQLHPIDGISLMDDAAIARIDAAVTRMDNSIAHIGNTSPRMNDMAAQMHHHMHPMGDPTTLIDTTMPQINDMTPHIHITPHTTNMTPHINDIPHINDIIPQIENTHIDDTIAQINSLAADTDLSLAFQDPIYQELSNHDLLALVDWSIMKENAESYINAPFTTLPLAGLGPNGWMTSWLGLGYGLPRP, encoded by the exons atGGTCCGCGGCAAAGAGCTATCGCCGCAACAGCGATCGCAGATCTGCGAGCTGCACAGTCACGGCTATGGCTACAGGCGAATATTCAAGCTGCTGGCAGAAGTGCCGCTTTCAACCATCAAATACACTTGTCAGCAAGAGGCTAAGCGCAAGGAGAACCAGAGCAGGCCTCGGTCCGGGGCACCGCGGAAGTTGCAAGTGCCCAGCAGAGGGCCACGCCGGCGGAAGGACTCTTCGCCAATTCCTGTTGACGATGTGATGCCGCAGAGTTACTCCGAGTTGGATGCTACGCTTCAGAACGTCACTTACCATGACCTGCTGGCCATGGTGGACTGGTCGATATTTCCTACAGAGCAGCTCCATCCGATTGATGGTATAAGTCTGATGGACGATGCAGCAATAGCTCGAATTGATGCCGCAGTAACTCGGATGGATAACTCGATAGCTCATATCGGCAATACATCGCCTCGAATGAACGACATGGCAGCCCAGATGCATCATCACATGCACCCAATGGGTGATCCTACGACGCTTATTGATACTACAATGCCCCAGATCAATGATATGACACCTCATATTCATATAACGCCTCATACGACCAACATGACTCCTCACATCAACGACATACCTCACATCAACGACATAATACCCCAGATCGAGAATACACACATTGACGATACAATAGCCCAAATAAACAGCCTGGCGGCGGATACAGACTTGAGTCTGGCATTCCAGGATCCCATCTACCAAGAGCTCTCTAATCACGACCTCCTCGCCCTGGTCGACTGGTCAATT ATGAAAGAAAACGCCGAGAGTTATATCAACGCACCGTTCACCACGTTGCCCCTGGCTGGTCTTGGGCCGAACGGATGGATGACCTCGTGGCTTGGACTGGGCTATGGTCTGCCACGGCCTTGA
- a CDS encoding uncharacterized protein (EggNog:ENOG41): MAAVIGDFVPDLARFHSMISSSSSAIPQRQESQTHDPAPYRSSSRHRLSGSVPRSQTSAASASTSASAPDSQPSANRSTAAQSAQQGQALAAQSTSRSASSGGASRFPSPPPSSSPAAVPGPVAADDENRASMASQIGDGVSAAGQHQHQPPTASDPTAPQNQQPSPASDDYPLRSGQAAGSDSYLVSSTSASSVPEQNVVHIRDLAHIEKLAEADLAGDGGQSGILHDPPLHQTKYEISAMPIGDVIEMVAALLTKITTTNDLQHDAMQRNVAHQQQANQNADAHGGSQMSPLSHSVLAFHGKNVPAITILSYLSRIDKYCPTTYEVFLSLLVYFDRMTEKVNDMVSRTEGSRRSSASRPRGAMSVASHDTPMGDASRSPDESDEDLADDESDDDDEVMVDPPSRYARSAGRGATPAAERSLGLPTPAAYFVVDSFNIHRLIIAGVTCSSKFFSDVFYTNSRYAKVGGLPLPELNHLELQFLVLNDFRLAIPVEELEAYATMLVEFYAREVVAPRSRHT; encoded by the exons ATGGCAGCCGTAATCGGCGACTTTGTTCCTGACCTCGCGCGCTTCCACAGCATgatctccagctcctcgtccGCCATACCGCAGCGCCAGGAAAGCCAGACCCACGATCCCGCCCCCTACCGCTCGTCCAGCCGGCACCGGTTGTCTGGCTCCGTGCCGCGGTCTCAgacatcagcagcatcggcGTCGACCTCGGCGTCAGCGCCGGAttcccagcccagcgccaaCAGGAGCACCGCCGCCCAGTCGGCGCAGCAGGGCCAGGCGCTGGCAGCGCAGTCGACTTCGCGCTCGGCATCCTCTGGCGGAGCGTCGCGCTTcccctcgccgccgccgtcctcgtctccagcagctgtTCCCGGCCCTGTTGCCGCCGACGATGAGAATCGAGCGTCCATGGCATCCCAGATTGGAGACGGCGTCTCCGCAGCtggccagcaccagcaccaacctCCGACAGCCTCGGACCCGACAGCGCCTCAGAACCAACAGCCCTCGCCCGCGTCGGATGATTATCCTCTAAGATCTGGCCAAGCCGCCGGCTCCGACTCGTACCTGGTCTCGTCCACGTCTGCCTCGTCCGTCCCCGAACAGAATGTGGTCCACATCCGCGATCTCGCGCACATAGAAAAGCTCGCGGAAGCCGActtggctggcgatgggggCCAGTCCGGCATCCTCCACGACCCGCCGCTGCATCAGACCAAGTACGAGATTAGCGCAATGCCTATTGGCGATGTCATCGAAATGGTCGCCGCTCTGTTGACCAAGATCACTACTACAAACGATCTGCAGCACGACGCCATGCAGCGCAATGTtgcccaccagcagcaggccaaCCAGAACGCAGACGCCCACGGCGGTTCCCAGATGAGTCCGCTTAGCCACTCGGTGCTTGCGTTCCACGGCAAAAACGTTcccgccatcaccatcttgAGCTACCTCTCGCGCATCGACAAGTACTGCCCGACTACTTATGAAGTATTCTTGAGTCTGCTAGTCTACTTTGACCGCATGACGGAAAAGGTCAATGACATGGTGTCTCGAACCGAGGGCAGCAGACGGTCATCGGCATCGCGGCCGCGAGGGGCCATGTCCGTCGCGTCCCATGATACCCCGATGGGCGATGCCTCGAGGAGCCCTGATGAGAGCGACGAAGATCTTGCCGACGACGAAagtgacgacgacgacgaggtcaTGGTTGACCCGCCATCTAGATACGCTCGCTCGGCAGGCAGAGGTGCGACACCCGCGGCTGAGCGCTCCCTTGGCTTGCCAACCCCAGCGGCGTATTTCGTGGTTGACAGCTTCAATATCCACCGATTGATCATTGCCGGAGTAACTTGCTCCAGCAAATTCTTCTCGGATGTCTTTTACACCAATTCTCGATATGCAAAG GTTGGCGGACTTCCTCTGCCGGAGTTGAACCACTTGGAACTCCAGTTCCTGGTGCTCAACGACTTCCGACTTGCCATTCCagtggaagagctggaggcaTATGCCACGATGCTCGTTGAATTTTACGCTCGAGAAGTGGTGGCTCCTCGGAGCCGCCACACGTAG
- a CDS encoding uncharacterized protein (EggNog:ENOG41) — protein sequence MLPPSHPYHRPPWEDATSTTSASIPSTPTTQISIHEPLLSHDLSSKASLSEPVVKEIKVPPESFGGPIAHLSPQWDLRGDIYTFSFWTSPKAASALPEHAYSPLEGVTSFADETYSRPVGGLSMIQILSYRDSPIGPYDEMLVAPGSFDWERTEADGKKTRGCNPKITRIYVSTPNSCFNGRTNWNVPKHLAKFVWDHHPDGSTTIKIYPHDDPLNADESQPSARPFFQTTFKPMSLVPRFPFATSWADRLGFNTTLVMPPLALGQRHLRRAPQHRPLDQARDEAVLQPQHGRVVRRPAA from the exons ATGCTCCCCCCCAGTCACCCGTATCATCGTCCCCCCTGGGAAGACGCCACCTCAACTACATCCGCCAGCATCCCGTCCACGCCCACAACTCAAATCAGCATCCACGAACCCCTACTCTCCCACGATCTCTCCAGCAAGGCCTCGTTATCCGAGCCCGTCGTCAAAGAGATCAAGGTCCCTCCCGAGTCTTTTGGGGGACCCATCGCTCACCTATCGCCGCAATGGGACCTCCGCGGCGACATCTACACCTTTTCCTTCTGGACCTCGCCAAAAGCCGCCAGCGCCCTTCCCGAACACGCCTACTCTCCCCTCGAGGGAGTCACCTCCTTTGCCGATGAGACTTACAGCCGTCCGGTTGGCGGGCTGAGCATGATCCAAATCCTGAGCTATAGGGATTCACCGATAGGCCCGTATGATGAGATGCTGGTTGCGCCGGGCAGCTTTGACTGGGAGAGAACGGAGGCGGATggcaagaagacgagggGATGCAACCCGAAGATTACGAGGATTTACGTGTCAACGCCAAACAGCTGCTTCAACGGGAGGACGA ACTGGAACGTCCCCAAGCATCTCGCCAAATTCGTCTGGGACCACCACCCCGACGgctccaccaccatcaaAATCTACCCCCACGACGACCCTCTCAACGCAGACGAatcccagcccagcgcgAGGCCCTTTTTCCAAACCACCTTCAAGCCAATGTCGCTCGTCCCGCGCTTCCCCTTCGCCACCAGCTGGGCCGACCGCCTCGGCTTCAACACCACCCTCGTCAtgcccccccttgccctCGGGCAACGGCACCTACGGCGAGCTCCCCAGCACCGACCGCTGGATCAAGCTCGAGACGAAGCAGTactgcagccgcagcacgGCCGGGTGGTACGACGTCCAGCAGCCTGA